In the Channa argus isolate prfri chromosome 6, Channa argus male v1.0, whole genome shotgun sequence genome, cTTGTTCTGTTAGGCAGTgcctgttttctttgttgtttcttgCTCTGGCTCTCAGCAGCCTTCGAGCTTGGCCTGCAGTTTGGCAAAGCAGATGATCTTCAAGAAAAAAGGTATAAATGGGGCTGAAATTATTAAACCAGCTgtgcacaaaatgtaaatggacAATAAAATACAGAGTTCATTCTCTAatcctttagtttctttttattttgtatttttgtattaaatcaCACATACCTGCAAATCCTTGCAGATCTTCTCAGCGGTTTTCCATCATCTTGTACctcctgctccctctctttctcatcctgctccctctctttctcgctctccTTTGCTCCTTTTTCCCTTAGCTTGTTTCTCCGGTGGGGAGGAATCTTTATCTTCAACCTGATTCCTTCTTTCTGGAGCTCAGAGGAGGCTTCCTCCAGGGGACGCTGCCTCTCTGATTCAGTGTCCTTCACCCTGACCTGGGATGCCAACCCACCATTGACCCCATCTCCCTGGTGGTCCTGCTGgtcttttttatctttctgcTCTACATTTAGAGGTGGAGTGGTCATCCCTGCTCTTGCTTCCAATTTCCCTAAAGTGCTTTCATTCTTGTCATGGtcatcttctcttctcctctccttcgTGTCATCCATGTCTTTCTGTTGATGACCACTGAGACCTGTTTTGGTCCCCTTGTATAGcagttcctctgctgtttttttaccCTGGTCTTCCAGCGAGTGTCTCTGCTGTTCCTGTGTCAACTGAGAGAGCAAGGAAGCACttacagaatgtgtttttctctcaaatGCTTTGGGTCGCTGATCAGACGATGACAACAGTAGCTTTCTGTCTGGCTGAGCTTCCATAGCTGCAGGAGGAGGACAAGTATGGGTTGCTACAGGCTCCCCTTCATGAAGTCCTTTTCTTACCAGTACTGACTGGCGGCTCACCTCTCTCTCGTCCTCCACAAGGCTGCAGCCCCGCTGGGCTGGGCTTGGCCCATTTTGTTCCTGCTGCTCAGCACTGGGGGTTCTGTGATGCTCAGATGAACTGCGAATGACCCCAACATGACCAACAACACTGACTTGACCTATGACCCCTATGACGCCATTGTGACCCTCCTTGTGCGGCAGGAGGAGAGATGCTCTCCCGTTGGTCAGTTCCTGGCTTGATGTAGTGACcacaagctgctgctgtgggTGTGGTGATGCAGTTGGCCCACCAGAGGGTGCTAATAAGTTTGGTACCTTCCCTTCTCTTCCGTGACTGTCCTTGTTCTGGATAACAGATGGATTACAAACAATAATACTACTGCTGCTATTGTTGTTAAGGTGATTGCTGTGGTAGCTCTCAGCAAGCTTAAGCTCCCTCTTCTTCAGTGGTATCTTAGCCTGCTGGTTGCTCCTGACAACTGCCCgctctgcttcctcttcctTGCTCATTTCCTGTTTCGTCACTGTCACACCTGGTGCCATCACAACGGACACAGCGTTTTTTGGGGCGTCAACATCCCTTGATTCTGATTTGATTATGGTGGTTATCGTGCTCACACGGTTATCGAAGAAAGGGGGTTTGCTGTCCTTCTCTTCTTTCAACTCAGCTTTAGTGTTTTCCCACTTGATCAGCTGTGACTGTTCCTGCTCTAGCACtgcaaaacaagacaaaacaattatAGTTTGTAAGTAACAAGCACAGCCATAATCAAAATGAGAATCAAATAAAAGTAGAGCTGATGATCGGGGTAGGACGATCTGAGCTGGTAAAGAAATATCGTTCAAGGTATCTTCGATTCTTCTTGTATCTGGCaggtaaaaatagtaaaaatagcTCTACTCCTGCTCTGTGCTACAGTCTTCTGTAGTTTGAGTCCAGATAAGGACCTTTCTTTATAGCCCATCCCCACCAACTATCTcaagtcatttttcttttactttacaaagaaaacaaatactcCATTTTCAACAGTTTATATAAATCGAACACAATCACATTCAATCATCTATTTATCTTCATTAAGTGGATTTAATCTTGTACCTTGTTTTAGGGGTTTCTCGTCATTTACAGGGTCGACCTTCTTACTACCAATACTTTCCTCTGACGTCTTGGAGGGTTCGGGTTTGGTTTCTCCCATGGCCTCATCTTCTAaaatcatcacacacacaaatctgtgCTATGATAAAAATGGACTTGCAGTCCATCACAAACAAACTTGGCCTCTTTGATATTTTAAGTTATATTTATCAATTTTTTAACcgttattttgtcttttttgttaaaataagatACTCTTAGCTGTACTGTATCATGGCTATATAATAACAAAAACTCAAACAAGATATTCATAAACACTTTAACTGTGTTTCGACTGACATGAAGGAGATAATGTGACCAGAATAATATTGTCTCcctattaaaaatatgaaattataacTAACATGTTAGTCCTAATCCACCTTTACAATCCAAACcagtgtttattattgatgCAACATACCTGCATCTTTCTCTGTGGGGCTGGTGCTCCTGGATCCAGCCTGGTTGAGGTGTCGGTCCTGATTCTGGTTTGGATCAATCTGGGCCTTCAACAGCTCCAGCGCCTCAGCCAGGTCATTACGAGTTCTACGAGAAGAGTTTGGATAAGTGGctcaaacaagaaaacaaaaacccgAGACAGATAATTgatatttcaaaagaaaagaaataaagagactACTTTTAGCTAATCTTGCAAATTTGCACTGGcatttaaattagcattttaaccCTAACCCAACTAAAATCCACattgagacacacagagaaaaccatAACAATGGATCCAGGCACAGACATCGACcggattaaaaaaagagaactaCCTTACGATGCACTTCCAAGTGGACCCATCCAGGTCGTCTTGCTCCTCAGTGTACAACCGAATGTTCTGCTCCTGGTCCAGCTGAAGCCAGTACATCAGCCCCTGACGGTCCCGTCCTACAGGCTGTAGCCGCATCTTCTCTGGGTCTTCTTCATTGATTGCCATTTTAAACTTGAGGTTGTCATCAAACTGACACTCACAGAGATACTGACAGATAAATAATATTCATGTGTGGAAAGAACAGGAGGATGACAGTCGAAAGGAGAAAAGATACAATAAGACATGGTTATTGGGGTTGCCGCATCAACTGTTAAGGTTTCAACCTTTTGGAAACACGAGTTACCGTGAATAACATTAGGGCTTTTCATACTTTGAGAATGCTTGACTTGCATTCCATGGACATCTCCTGGTAGCCCTTCTGTTCCAGCTCCCAGGCCCAGGTGTTGTTCAAGTCCTGGCAAACCTACAGGAAACAATTATAGATAGTCACAGCATTCAAAAACAGGCAGCTGTAGTTCAGCTGGTAAGGCCCATGGCCCTAAGGATCACCACAGGTTCGATCTCCAGTCCCGGCTACACGTCGAAGTGTCAtgggcaagatgctgaaccccaagttgctcctggggagtcaggtgagcaccttgcatggcagccgccCCCATtggtgtgcgagtgtgtgtaaattggtgaatgggaatcaacattgtaaagcgttTTGGATAAGAGTGCTacataagtggccatttaccattcttAACACTGCTATGTTAGGCTTTATCTTCTTTTATGTGCAAGGCTCTAAAAGTCATTGGCATTCCACACCAAACACACCTGGAGCCCTTACCTTAGCAAGGTATTTTTCCCAGCGGTCAGAAGTCACAGACCTCCCCAGCTTTCTGAGCAGCTTCACATGGAGCTCCACAAGAGGTTTAGgaactggaaaacacacaaagattaGAAACATTACAGTGCTcatctttactttttacatgtCCCTTCAAGTCCAGTGTCAACAAAGATTCATGCTGCTAAAGTGTAAGCAAAACTTGATAGCCAGCTGCaaaattgctgttttgttttgtttttttcctataGCTGACCTTTATCTCAGTTGTTAGGTGGGAAAAGGTGAAAGATCTTTTCTCTTTTGAGGATCAATTTTATCCCAAAACCAACGACGACGttgaaatatttgtgtgttcaaCAGTTTTAGTTTATTCTGTCATCTATTTGTAGATTATCAGTCACTGTTCAGATAAGTTAATGCTCAACACTGTGATTAATTCTTTACACAACACTGAATTTATAAATGATTACTTTACTGAAACAGCAGCTACACAACTCAATAGCTAAGTATTTCAAAATGTCCAATGATGCGATGTGCTAATGCATTCATATATTGTActcatatacatatatttcAATAATCAGTGTATTTCCTTTTTGGGGGGGTTATAACTGCTTGTTTCGTTGATGTAACTTATAAACTAAATATTGTTTGGGTTTGTAGGATTATTTGGTCAAACAAGCATTTTGACAGTGGAGAGCTGTAAGCgggttctttctttctttctgttttctacaTTAAATCGTAAATTGTCTAATCCAAAGTAAATTACATCTGACTTTTGATTATTGCTGTCATGACACTGTTATGACTATTTGTACTAccttcaaaatgaaaataaataaataaatatccaaTGACAGCTTGTAACTAAAACCAACTTTGGAccataaagcaaacaaacaagcatgCTTCTAAGACTTTTTATGGAGCCCTTACAGTTCCAGGAAATAGTATTTTTTAGTTGAGATTTTCAACGTTTTACTCACTGTCCCAGCTAACCcagttaaaaatattataacaaacgatggctttttgtttgtttgttttgttttttggaggaAAGCCTTTTTCCTAGTATGTACCATcgttttttaaaagtttaaactcGTTTAAAACCCATACGGTCGTTTAAAACACTCACCAGTAATCTGATGATATGATATCCCCCACAAGGTCTTCTAACCATCTGGATGCCAAAATGTTTAGTTCACTCACGgataaaatatgtttctaaCCATTTTCCCCCAAAGGCGACAATGTTTGCGaatcaaaacaaagatggcGTCCGGCTGACTCTTAGTATAATCGCAATGTGGGAAAACgggttaaaaataaattttaattgtCCAGAGGACACAATTTAACCATCCAGAAAGTTAAAAGATTCTCTGTGGGTCATTGAAATGCCATCAGAATAGCGGAATGTGCACTAAAGCATCTTTTGGGTTTTAAACAAATTCACCGGTTACCTGAGTTTACCAGAAACTCATACTCAGCTCTGTGAGGGAGTGTATGCTAATACATAAAGGACACAAATAAGCAAATTCAACTAACGGTAACGGAGAACTGTCGAACTGACAAGCAAGCTTTGCTGACGCTCTTACGGAGCTACAAACGTTAACACACCAGCTAACGTTATTGTTCTTAAACGTTTCTTTGGGATAACTAACAAATCAGTAAATTGGCTGTAGGCGTTTTACTTTGACTACAACTTGACGGAATCTTTTATGCTACTTAGCTAGTTGGTTAGCAAGCTACCGAATCCGTGCTGCGCATGTGCAGATTTGACAGCCTACTCTCCCACTGCTCAAAATATAACATCCACTGTTTCTAGCTAACATCCCTCGCTCAGTTATGACAGCGATCTAACTTACACATTAGAGGGAGAATATATTCGCTTTTAGCCCACGACGAACACGTAAACACATGGGACACTGGTGTCGTTCCAGTTCGACTGCCTGTGAGGCAAGGCCGGTGAAAAATTACACCTGACAACACTCCGGAGCTAGCTGCCTGCCTGTGTGTGGTCACTCGGCAGTGCTGCATCATGGCTCCCACACCAAGTTTGTGAGCGTTAACAGATCAATATCTGCCTTGACAACATTATCGACGACCTGTCACTTAACTGGGACTAAAACCCCTCGGGGTATCGTGCCAAATTTTGTACCTCGGTTTATATCCGTTTGCCACAACTTTAGGAACAATAGAACAAAACAGAGCAAAGTGAGTGGAATCCGGACTGGGGGTTAGCTTTGTGTTACCAGCCTACCTGATCTGTCTTGACAAAGGTTTCTACAGAAACTTGGACTAAACCCTGGCTGTGTTTCTAGCTACAAACTGACTCTGACCCGGGCCAAAATGTGTCACTGCCAGTAAGAAAGCACAGACTAAACACACGATCCGATGCTGCTCTGTcgcgccacacacacacatacacataatatTTTTCGTCACCATCATCACGATGATGGTGATGGGGggtagtggtagtggtagtggtagtggtgCCCCCCCCCTCTCCTTCGGTTTCAAGTGTCGCAGCTTTCCACCACTTCTTGGCCCCGCCACTACTATCACCGATCTCTCACCTGTAGTTTTGTCCCGCAGATACCTCTCCATCTGCGGGAAAGTCATCTCGGGAAGGTCCAACGCCGCTCCATATCGCTCCAGAAATGAACAGACCTCCGCAAAGCTCGGGCAGAGCGCCGGGCCGGAGCTTCTCACCACCGCCGGAGCAGCCATCTTTCCAAGCGGAGAGAAACAGGACGGGAGGGCCCGCTGCTAGGATGCGACTTGTGCGAACGAAATGAATGGAGGGAGTGAAGTATCTAACGGGTTCAAGCTGGAACGTGCAACAGCCTCTAGCTTCCGGAtatgattttcaaaataaaatcgtTTCGGGCGTACGTTCTGGGTTCATCAAAGACCAGAAAATAAGTATAATCGGGGAAAAAGGGCTCTGATATTCTGCTtaggcaaaacattttttacggTTTGGAAATAGTCCATTCAAACTAGAAAAAgtatttccaaaaacaaaattcagtgTGAATGCTTtggtgctgaaaggattttcccccaaaaaaggtgaaaaaccTCAACTGTTTATGCTCAAATAGCTGAAACGAAATGTCGCTTTCTTATATagtggttaggcaaacttcaaataCAATTAGCCTTAAACACTTCAAAGGCAGGCAATTGAAGGggcaattatgtgatgtcatcgATGACGCAATACGTTTCCTAAACTATAAACGATAGTAAAAAGCCGCATTCAAGCCATAATGTCGTTTATTCGTTGAACGTTTTGAAGTCTGAactgtgtttctagctgaaagtatgctgAAATAGTTAGGCGccaaatatgaataataataaacatcagGATATTATTACTGTGAATACTCCAGCATAAACGTCGTGCATTGGAAACTACTACCAAATACCTGTTATGTAACCCTGAGTCATTGTCAGAATAATGTAAATCATATTATtggattatttttaatgtaatcatCAGTACTGTTGAAGGTGGTATTGGTAGACATAACTTTATGTACTGCCAGGTGGAATATATAATACTTTAGTATGATATACAGATATAAGAGTCTGCATCTCCTAGTAAGGCAAAGTAaaagttatataaaatataaaatctctAGTTATACTTTCAAACGATACTAAAGTGCTAAATAACTATTTGATATAAATAATAAGCTATAAATGATATATATCATATTATTATGAAATAAACTATTGAGCATAATGGGCGTTTTTCTTGGcaatttttgtacatttttattctaatacattttttcatatACAAACGTTTTCCAATGcaaaagttttatttgtaaGGTAGTATTTCCAAACTTTTAGTTCGGAAGATTGTCACACAactgaaatgttgttttctttaattgtttCTTAAATACAATCTGCGCTCTATTGCCTAAACGATTTCTCTTCCGGTATCTCTGTACGTGTTTTGCAGCAGCTTGACGGAGCTACGAGAAGCTGGGAGGACCAGAAAGGCAGGAGCGAGAAAAGCCCAGAATTCATCGCGAcagaacaacatcaacaacagtTGAGTTGGTTGTGGTTTTGATTCTGTTTCCAGCGTCGTAAAATCACCGTTCATTAGGCTACCACAAACATAAAGACACCTAAGATAGCTGTGAAACGTGGATACAAATACATACTGAAGTGTaatttctaattatttgtttgtacGGTGTAGTTGCTACGAcagcttgttttctttaaacacattctgtTGCTCAGTGTGCTGCATGGTGCGCAGATAGTCACACCGCACAGGAAGATGCTGAACTTATGGACCGTTGGAAACATCTCACAATCAGGAAAAGACATTTCAAATTTTCTCAGAAAAATTAGTAAACCATTTGTTGTTTAACCTAAGACGATCGAGTTCGTGAGAAGGCTGAGAGTTGTGAACATGTTATATCCTCTTTGGACTTGACAGAAAATCTTGTAAAAACCTTAACCCTCTGAACCCATTTAGCATTTTGCTTTACCAGCACATTAAACATTATCTAAAAACTGTCATTTAACTGTCGTTTTGTTATGTAGCCTATTGGTTGATTTCTATGGATTTTTTTGCAGGACTACTAATTAGAGTTTTATGTTGATCAGAATTTTGTACAAATCAATTTTGCTGTAAATTCCATCAAAACCGCGATTTAAACCAAAGTAACcatttgatattttaatcaaacatttttatcaattcAATCAGCTAGTTACTGTACATCAGTTGAAATTCTTTATTAGCTTCTCATGcttttttgggttttaagcTCTCTTGGTGCCTGTAGATTCACTGTTTACATCACTAATCCTCATTCAGTAATGAATCATGAATCAGTaatgaaattataatttttacaaTTAGTTATTAAGGAGCTCTTGTCTCCAAAGCAACTTATAAACAAGGAGCACAAACCAggggcaacttggggttcagtgttatGCCCAAAGGCAATTCAACACATGGCCAGGAGGAACCAaaagttgaaccactgaccttggGGTTTGTGAATggctgctctaccaactgagccacagccacagaaaaagtttgcatccctctgCATGCTATTTCAGTGTAAGGGGATCTGCAACCTACCTTCTGAAAACCCATCATGATAACAATACAGAATCAGCTAATACAAATACTAATagtttcatcatcagaagtaatgGAAATGGTCAAAGAGTGTAAAAATATAAGctttagtaaaataatgaaaattatgtcagtgcaaaagtttgcaccccccttgataaattaattacaaattacatgtaatttctgatgaaggaacatttgtaccagctgaatgtgcattaaatattatgtcaaTGGAAAACATATCTTGTGTTActccttttttcatttcaaaataagggtaTACAAACATTGCCCCCAACTGTGTTTAGCCTTAATATCACAAACCACAAATTTGTCCCATGGGGCTTTACAGTCTTTACAATGTCCATCATCTGTTCAGTGTCAACACCAAAGTAGTGAATTTAGATTTCAGTTACTGCTGGGATCATTTTCACTGTAATCAGTGATTTGTAACCTTTTAGCTTAAACAAAACCTTTCAAAAGGCACCATGTCACCTATTGTTTGCAGTAAAGTATGTTTTCTCCAAACACTGAATGGATTAATTATAGAGCCATAATTCAAAATTCACTCAAAGTTACTTTTAAAGCAGATATTCTATTGTTCCCTCTTATGCTGTTATCTCACaaccatttattttgttattctgAACCAAACCCGTAAATTACTGCTTTTGTATTATGTTCCCAATCAGCACATAGCAGTTCACTTCAGCATCGGTTACATAGCCATGATCATTTGAGACCCAAGACATCTTTAATTGTGCAGGGCACAGACCACACAGTGGGACC is a window encoding:
- the rsf1a gene encoding remodeling and spacing factor 1 isoform X1 translates to MAAPAVVRSSGPALCPSFAEVCSFLERYGAALDLPEMTFPQMERYLRDKTTVPKPLVELHVKLLRKLGRSVTSDRWEKYLAKVCQDLNNTWAWELEQKGYQEMSMECKSSILKYLCECQFDDNLKFKMAINEEDPEKMRLQPVGRDRQGLMYWLQLDQEQNIRLYTEEQDDLDGSTWKCIVRTRNDLAEALELLKAQIDPNQNQDRHLNQAGSRSTSPTEKDAEDEAMGETKPEPSKTSEESIGSKKVDPVNDEKPLKQVLEQEQSQLIKWENTKAELKEEKDSKPPFFDNRVSTITTIIKSESRDVDAPKNAVSVVMAPGVTVTKQEMSKEEEAERAVVRSNQQAKIPLKKRELKLAESYHSNHLNNNSSSSIIVCNPSVIQNKDSHGREGKVPNLLAPSGGPTASPHPQQQLVVTTSSQELTNGRASLLLPHKEGHNGVIGVIGQVSVVGHVGVIRSSSEHHRTPSAEQQEQNGPSPAQRGCSLVEDEREVSRQSVLVRKGLHEGEPVATHTCPPPAAMEAQPDRKLLLSSSDQRPKAFERKTHSVSASLLSQLTQEQQRHSLEDQGKKTAEELLYKGTKTGLSGHQQKDMDDTKERRREDDHDKNESTLGKLEARAGMTTPPLNVEQKDKKDQQDHQGDGVNGGLASQVRVKDTESERQRPLEEASSELQKEGIRLKIKIPPHRRNKLREKGAKESEKEREQDEKEREQEVQDDGKPLRRSARICRSSALPNCRPSSKAAESQSKKQQRKQALPNRTREDDDEEEEDEEEDEEQQSPTTKKDRKTHPVGQIRKRRGKRRHRRPRWSNIRSKRRKLNEGLEVEDRGRKREEEESEGGTESDESCKSEEIPSEDACSHCGLPNHPELILLCDSCDSGYHTACLRPPLMLIPDGEWFCPPCQHKLLCEKLEEQLQNLDSALKKKERAERRRERLVYVGISVENIIPEGDEEEEGKSAKKKDSKKSKNLGRRSTRTRKHISYRFDDFDDAIDEAIEEDFRDLCVVGAGRGKDITTILTEDGKQSQRPVRSQAHSPRSRKKRRLNDLESDSTAAESEDEFMLSNSSEDEDFGVSGVDDDEDEEDAGSDVGSLGSGTRPRRALRGVPKHRPTRTQHRGRKRLRRRRRHSSEEEEEESNEDMDSNQFSDLSDHDADKKRQGLRRGQRQQVNYRETSESSDNSRASTNRDKVKLHSRPRKDHLSSDYSELSPSSRDSEDEEDYEDEEEDARKRRGNRRRREEEDLRRNRTRAKRRRYDDEEDDRDRGRRLKRKLLEEVDRDKQRRLKRTDKEEDVENMGRGKRREILSEQRRKRLALMLKKRRPSTDDEDEEESEDSESSSEEDRPIRKRLNRIDSDDDDNDDDGEDEEDEEGEEEEDEGRQKMTAKKSFVVERRADGDAQEKGRGRSLSPSNGHRTSRGLAKPGAGSPSLTRDSAESGKQGRYNGPLHPEEVEEKEEEVGAQTDSLNCVQNSPQS
- the rsf1a gene encoding remodeling and spacing factor 1 isoform X2, whose protein sequence is MAAPAVVRSSGPALCPSFAEVCSFLERYGAALDLPEMTFPQMERYLRDKTTVPKPLVELHVKLLRKLGRSVTSDRWEKYLAKVCQDLNNTWAWELEQKGYQEMSMECKSSILKYLCECQFDDNLKFKMAINEEDPEKMRLQPVGRDRQGLMYWLQLDQEQNIRLYTEEQDDLDGSTWKCIVRTRNDLAEALELLKAQIDPNQNQDRHLNQAGSRSTSPTEKDADEAMGETKPEPSKTSEESIGSKKVDPVNDEKPLKQVLEQEQSQLIKWENTKAELKEEKDSKPPFFDNRVSTITTIIKSESRDVDAPKNAVSVVMAPGVTVTKQEMSKEEEAERAVVRSNQQAKIPLKKRELKLAESYHSNHLNNNSSSSIIVCNPSVIQNKDSHGREGKVPNLLAPSGGPTASPHPQQQLVVTTSSQELTNGRASLLLPHKEGHNGVIGVIGQVSVVGHVGVIRSSSEHHRTPSAEQQEQNGPSPAQRGCSLVEDEREVSRQSVLVRKGLHEGEPVATHTCPPPAAMEAQPDRKLLLSSSDQRPKAFERKTHSVSASLLSQLTQEQQRHSLEDQGKKTAEELLYKGTKTGLSGHQQKDMDDTKERRREDDHDKNESTLGKLEARAGMTTPPLNVEQKDKKDQQDHQGDGVNGGLASQVRVKDTESERQRPLEEASSELQKEGIRLKIKIPPHRRNKLREKGAKESEKEREQDEKEREQEVQDDGKPLRRSARICRSSALPNCRPSSKAAESQSKKQQRKQALPNRTREDDDEEEEDEEEDEEQQSPTTKKDRKTHPVGQIRKRRGKRRHRRPRWSNIRSKRRKLNEGLEVEDRGRKREEEESEGGTESDESCKSEEIPSEDACSHCGLPNHPELILLCDSCDSGYHTACLRPPLMLIPDGEWFCPPCQHKLLCEKLEEQLQNLDSALKKKERAERRRERLVYVGISVENIIPEGDEEEEGKSAKKKDSKKSKNLGRRSTRTRKHISYRFDDFDDAIDEAIEEDFRDLCVVGAGRGKDITTILTEDGKQSQRPVRSQAHSPRSRKKRRLNDLESDSTAAESEDEFMLSNSSEDEDFGVSGVDDDEDEEDAGSDVGSLGSGTRPRRALRGVPKHRPTRTQHRGRKRLRRRRRHSSEEEEEESNEDMDSNQFSDLSDHDADKKRQGLRRGQRQQVNYRETSESSDNSRASTNRDKVKLHSRPRKDHLSSDYSELSPSSRDSEDEEDYEDEEEDARKRRGNRRRREEEDLRRNRTRAKRRRYDDEEDDRDRGRRLKRKLLEEVDRDKQRRLKRTDKEEDVENMGRGKRREILSEQRRKRLALMLKKRRPSTDDEDEEESEDSESSSEEDRPIRKRLNRIDSDDDDNDDDGEDEEDEEGEEEEDEGRQKMTAKKSFVVERRADGDAQEKGRGRSLSPSNGHRTSRGLAKPGAGSPSLTRDSAESGKQGRYNGPLHPEEVEEKEEEVGAQTDSLNCVQNSPQS
- the rsf1a gene encoding remodeling and spacing factor 1 isoform X5, yielding MAAPAVVRSSGPALCPSFAEVCSFLERYGAALDLPEMTFPQMERYLRDKTTVPKPLVELHVKLLRKLGRSVTSDRWEKYLAKVCQDLNNTWAWELEQKGYQEMSMECKSSILKYLCECQFDDNLKFKMAINEEDPEKMRLQPVGRDRQGLMYWLQLDQEQNIRLYTEEQDDLDGSTWKCIVRTRNDLAEALELLKAQIDPNQNQDRHLNQAGSRSTSPTEKDAEDEAMGETKPEPSKTSEESIGSKKVDPVNDEKPLKQVLEQEQSQLIKWENTKAELKEEKDSKPPFFDNRVSTITTIIKSESRDVDAPKNAVSVVMAPGVTVTKQEMSKEEEAERAVVRSNQQAKIPLKKRELKLAESYHSNHLNNNSSSSIIVCNPSVIQNKDSHGREGKVPNLLAPSGGPTASPHPQQQLVVTTSSQELTNGRASLLLPHKEGHNGVIGVIGQVSVVGHVGVIRSSSEHHRTPSAEQQEQNGPSPAQRGCSLVEDEREVSRQSVLVRKGLHEGEPVATHTCPPPAAMEAQPDRKLLLSSSDQRPKAFERKTHSVSASLLSQLTQEQQRHSLEDQGKKTAEELLYKGTKTGLSGHQQKDMDDTKERRREDDHDKNESTLGKLEARAGMTTPPLNVEQKDKKDQQDHQGDGVNGGLASQVRVKDTESERQRPLEEASSELQKEGIRLKIKIPPHRRNKLREKGAKESEKEREQDEKEREQEVQDDGKPLRRSARICRPSSKAAESQSKKQQRKQALPNRTREDDDEEEEDEEEDEEQQSPTTKKDRKTHPVGQIRKRRGKRRHRRPRWSNIRSKRRKLNEGLEVEDRGRKREEEESEGGTESDESCKSEEIPSEDACSHCGLPNHPELILLCDSCDSGYHTACLRPPLMLIPDGEWFCPPCQHKLLCEKLEEQLQNLDSALKKKERAERRRERLVYVGISVENIIPEGDEEEEGKSAKKKDSKKSKNLGRRSTRTRKHISYRFDDFDDAIDEAIEEDFRDLCVGAGRGKDITTILTEDGKQSQRPVRSQAHSPRSRKKRRLNDLESDSTAAESEDEFMLSNSSEDEDFGVSGVDDDEDEEDAGSDVGSLGSGTRPRRALRGVPKHRPTRTQHRGRKRLRRRRRHSSEEEEEESNEDMDSNQFSDLSDHDADKKRQGLRRGQRQQVNYRETSESSDNSRASTNRDKVKLHSRPRKDHLSSDYSELSPSSRDSEDEEDYEDEEEDARKRRGNRRRREEEDLRRNRTRAKRRRYDDEEDDRDRGRRLKRKLLEEVDRDKQRRLKRTDKEEDVENMGRGKRREILSEQRRKRLALMLKKRRPSTDDEDEEESEDSESSSEEDRPIRKRLNRIDSDDDDNDDDGEDEEDEEGEEEEDEGRQKMTAKKSFVVERRADGDAQEKGRGRSLSPSNGHRTSRGLAKPGAGSPSLTRDSAESGKQGRYNGPLHPEEVEEKEEEVGAQTDSLNCVQNSPQS
- the rsf1a gene encoding remodeling and spacing factor 1 isoform X4, with translation MAAPAVVRSSGPALCPSFAEVCSFLERYGAALDLPEMTFPQMERYLRDKTTVPKPLVELHVKLLRKLGRSVTSDRWEKYLAKVCQDLNNTWAWELEQKGYQEMSMECKSSILKYLCECQFDDNLKFKMAINEEDPEKMRLQPVGRDRQGLMYWLQLDQEQNIRLYTEEQDDLDGSTWKCIVRTRNDLAEALELLKAQIDPNQNQDRHLNQAGSRSTSPTEKDAEDEAMGETKPEPSKTSEESIGSKKVDPVNDEKPLKQVLEQEQSQLIKWENTKAELKEEKDSKPPFFDNRVSTITTIIKSESRDVDAPKNAVSVVMAPGVTVTKQEMSKEEEAERAVVRSNQQAKIPLKKRELKLAESYHSNHLNNNSSSSIIVCNPSVIQNKDSHGREGKVPNLLAPSGGPTASPHPQQQLVVTTSSQELTNGRASLLLPHKEGHNGVIGVIGQVSVVGHVGVIRSSSEHHRTPSAEQQEQNGPSPAQRGCSLVEDEREVSRQSVLVRKGLHEGEPVATHTCPPPAAMEAQPDRKLLLSSSDQRPKAFERKTHSVSASLLSQLTQEQQRHSLEDQGKKTAEELLYKGTKTGLSGHQQKDMDDTKERRREDDHDKNESTLGKLEARAGMTTPPLNVEQKDKKDQQDHQGDGVNGGLASQVRVKDTESERQRPLEEASSELQKEGIRLKIKIPPHRRNKLREKGAKESEKEREQDEKEREQEVQDDGKPLRRSARICRPSSKAAESQSKKQQRKQALPNRTREDDDEEEEDEEEDEEQQSPTTKKDRKTHPVGQIRKRRGKRRHRRPRWSNIRSKRRKLNEGLEVEDRGRKREEEESEGGTESDESCKSEEIPSEDACSHCGLPNHPELILLCDSCDSGYHTACLRPPLMLIPDGEWFCPPCQHKLLCEKLEEQLQNLDSALKKKERAERRRERLVYVGISVENIIPEGDEEEEGKSAKKKDSKKSKNLGRRSTRTRKHISYRFDDFDDAIDEAIEEDFRDLCVVGAGRGKDITTILTEDGKQSQRPVRSQAHSPRSRKKRRLNDLESDSTAAESEDEFMLSNSSEDEDFGVSGVDDDEDEEDAGSDVGSLGSGTRPRRALRGVPKHRPTRTQHRGRKRLRRRRRHSSEEEEEESNEDMDSNQFSDLSDHDADKKRQGLRRGQRQQVNYRETSESSDNSRASTNRDKVKLHSRPRKDHLSSDYSELSPSSRDSEDEEDYEDEEEDARKRRGNRRRREEEDLRRNRTRAKRRRYDDEEDDRDRGRRLKRKLLEEVDRDKQRRLKRTDKEEDVENMGRGKRREILSEQRRKRLALMLKKRRPSTDDEDEEESEDSESSSEEDRPIRKRLNRIDSDDDDNDDDGEDEEDEEGEEEEDEGRQKMTAKKSFVVERRADGDAQEKGRGRSLSPSNGHRTSRGLAKPGAGSPSLTRDSAESGKQGRYNGPLHPEEVEEKEEEVGAQTDSLNCVQNSPQS